One window from the genome of Candidatus Chlorohelix allophototropha encodes:
- a CDS encoding ABC transporter ATP-binding protein, which produces MIKTERLSKRFGSLNAVENLTIEVADGEIFGFLGPNGAGKTTTIRLLSGLIEPSGGKAWVNGFELGSQNDKIRASIGLLTETPGLYEQLSALDNMLFYAELYTLSKAEARQRVQEVLEWLSLWNRRDDQVITFSKGMKQKLAIGRALLHRPQILFLDEPTAGLDAESAKTVRDAIVTLKNTKRTIFLSTHNMDEADKLCERIGIFKNRLIQIDSPRNLRRRFGVNSRRVRVQLRSEVAGLQSEVSKLPFVQQVALESINIDAQNVYNMYISLDDPDNQNPQLVKCIVEFGAEIQYVEEQTATLEDVYLDLIR; this is translated from the coding sequence ATGATTAAAACCGAACGGCTCTCCAAGCGATTCGGCAGCTTAAATGCCGTCGAAAACCTGACAATTGAGGTAGCAGATGGCGAAATATTTGGTTTTCTAGGTCCAAACGGTGCTGGAAAAACTACTACTATTCGTTTGCTTTCCGGTTTAATCGAACCCAGTGGCGGTAAAGCATGGGTCAACGGCTTTGAGTTGGGTAGTCAAAACGATAAAATACGTGCTTCTATCGGTTTGCTCACTGAAACGCCCGGTTTGTACGAGCAATTATCCGCTTTAGATAATATGCTTTTCTATGCCGAGTTGTACACTCTTTCGAAAGCTGAGGCGCGACAGCGTGTACAGGAAGTGCTTGAATGGTTATCCTTGTGGAATAGGCGGGATGATCAGGTTATTACTTTTAGTAAAGGCATGAAACAAAAACTGGCAATCGGTAGAGCTTTATTACATCGTCCACAAATCTTGTTTCTGGATGAACCAACTGCCGGGTTGGATGCCGAATCTGCCAAAACTGTACGGGATGCGATTGTTACTTTAAAGAATACAAAACGCACGATTTTTCTTTCTACCCATAACATGGATGAAGCTGACAAGCTTTGTGAGCGCATTGGGATTTTCAAGAACCGCTTGATTCAAATCGATTCTCCTAGAAACCTTCGCCGTCGTTTTGGGGTCAATTCTCGAAGAGTTAGAGTACAATTGCGTTCGGAAGTTGCGGGGCTGCAATCAGAAGTTAGCAAATTACCATTTGTGCAGCAAGTAGCACTGGAATCTATTAATATAGATGCACAAAACGTTTATAATATGTACATATCGCTCGATGACCCTGATAATCAGAATCCACAATTGGTAAAATGTATTGTTGAATTTGGGGCTGAGATTCAGTATGTAGAAGAGCAAACGGCAACTCTAGAAGATGTCTATTTAGATCTAATACGTTAA
- a CDS encoding GAF domain-containing protein produces MTSIKVDNVSRLVTSLDLIKAQVEEHWREEWENGVAQTFSKAKTHNISQLPYQLEGTDYIPGEASIATLTYIENIPRPIYPLQLREENSNSSVSFSAHNIYPGYFSKLIDALRTDDLEGFLEFMSMEGAKWALVEIPVDDLSSQALSYFQEINAELLISTILEYDAESRMELTRQMNKINRQVYSSLLKGYMEGHDRLVMRSLSSHHSPAEDLNASPLSRSGGGFREQVRRSLDELEALHKVNNAVNSSLDQNSVLDLTVQAVAEVMGCDICSIYVYERESQSGQEKMVLRAAHGLNQRSIGTMEVLLGEGITGIAAKEGRPISVYDMWADSRFQYSPQLEEDSSRSMLSVPIILYTREKLVGVIGVQSRIYRSWTTEEVRFLEMVAGEIALAIENSRLYQQTDERLREKVQELSTLQRVSKLIAATLDINSVLELMVQQAAELVKAEMASIYELKEGSNYLTIVASHGLSGDYVKNMQVKLGEGPVGRAAEYNHSEHVWDAHFELHPGEEYLINDQYRAAMCVPLVGAEQVILGVICVYTRQQRHFNEEQIQIISSFADQASIAIQNARLYEEAQRGLTIKSALLQEMHHRVRNNLQTVAALLSMQMRRVHDPQVVQPLSESVARIQSIAAVHDLLCREDIGVTTVNAVAKEITDIASVSLVQPDKRIRFKVDESKVPIASKEATLLAILVMELISNAIFHGFRDKNEGEVRISSFISEGRTHVIIRDNGRGYPTEFDPSGTKSGLGLQIVHTLVTKDLQGTFQMENINGWATATITFNSVYGLINDNEIDTGLIA; encoded by the coding sequence ATGACATCAATCAAAGTTGATAATGTGAGTAGGCTTGTTACTTCCTTAGACCTTATAAAAGCTCAGGTCGAGGAACATTGGCGTGAAGAATGGGAAAATGGAGTCGCCCAAACTTTTTCCAAAGCTAAAACACACAATATAAGTCAACTACCTTACCAATTAGAAGGCACAGATTACATACCGGGTGAAGCGAGCATTGCCACGCTTACCTACATCGAAAATATTCCAAGACCTATCTATCCCCTTCAACTTCGCGAAGAAAATTCAAATTCATCGGTCAGTTTTTCAGCGCATAATATTTACCCCGGTTATTTTAGCAAGCTAATCGACGCGCTACGAACCGATGACCTTGAAGGATTCCTCGAATTTATGAGCATGGAGGGAGCAAAATGGGCGCTGGTAGAAATTCCGGTAGATGATCTTAGTTCACAGGCACTTTCCTATTTTCAGGAAATCAACGCCGAACTACTTATCAGCACTATTCTTGAATATGATGCCGAATCTCGAATGGAATTAACTCGGCAAATGAACAAAATTAACCGCCAAGTATATTCCAGCCTATTAAAGGGTTATATGGAAGGGCATGACCGTTTGGTAATGCGTTCCCTTTCTTCCCACCATTCTCCGGCGGAAGACTTGAACGCCAGCCCCTTATCTCGTTCAGGTGGCGGTTTCCGAGAACAAGTGCGGCGTTCACTGGATGAACTAGAAGCGCTTCACAAAGTTAATAACGCCGTAAATAGTAGCCTTGACCAAAATTCAGTGCTTGATCTTACCGTGCAGGCAGTTGCAGAAGTAATGGGCTGTGATATTTGTAGTATTTATGTCTATGAACGTGAATCGCAAAGTGGGCAGGAAAAAATGGTGCTACGGGCGGCGCATGGACTTAACCAGCGTAGCATTGGCACGATGGAAGTATTGCTAGGTGAAGGAATTACGGGCATTGCTGCCAAAGAAGGGCGACCAATATCGGTTTACGATATGTGGGCAGATAGCCGCTTTCAATATTCTCCGCAACTAGAGGAAGACTCATCACGTTCAATGTTGAGCGTACCTATCATCCTATACACCCGTGAGAAATTAGTAGGCGTAATCGGAGTTCAATCGCGCATTTATCGCAGTTGGACTACCGAAGAAGTGCGCTTTCTAGAAATGGTTGCAGGCGAAATTGCGCTGGCAATCGAAAACTCCCGACTATATCAGCAAACCGATGAGCGTTTGCGCGAAAAAGTACAGGAACTTTCCACCTTGCAAAGGGTTTCCAAACTCATTGCCGCCACGCTTGATATTAACTCGGTACTGGAATTAATGGTACAACAGGCGGCAGAACTGGTAAAAGCCGAAATGGCTTCCATCTATGAGCTAAAAGAAGGCAGCAATTACCTAACGATTGTCGCCAGCCATGGGCTTAGCGGTGATTATGTTAAAAATATGCAGGTAAAATTGGGCGAAGGTCCCGTGGGGCGTGCTGCGGAATACAACCACTCTGAACATGTGTGGGATGCTCACTTTGAATTGCATCCGGGCGAAGAATATCTGATTAATGACCAATATCGTGCTGCTATGTGCGTACCGCTGGTCGGAGCGGAACAGGTTATATTGGGTGTAATCTGCGTTTATACCCGGCAGCAGCGTCATTTTAATGAGGAGCAAATCCAGATTATCTCTTCCTTTGCCGATCAAGCTTCAATCGCCATACAGAACGCACGTCTCTATGAGGAAGCCCAGCGCGGTTTGACCATCAAATCGGCTTTATTACAGGAAATGCACCATCGGGTACGTAACAACCTGCAAACAGTAGCGGCATTACTTTCGATGCAAATGCGCCGGGTACATGATCCACAGGTTGTGCAACCGCTTTCGGAGAGCGTAGCGCGTATTCAAAGCATTGCAGCAGTTCATGATTTATTATGCCGCGAGGATATCGGCGTAACTACAGTAAACGCGGTTGCTAAAGAAATAACCGATATTGCCAGCGTCAGCCTTGTGCAGCCGGATAAACGCATCCGGTTCAAAGTAGATGAAAGTAAAGTGCCTATTGCCAGTAAAGAAGCTACCTTACTCGCAATTCTGGTGATGGAATTGATTTCCAATGCAATTTTCCATGGTTTTCGTGACAAAAATGAGGGTGAGGTGCGTATTAGTTCTTTTATAAGCGAAGGGCGTACCCACGTCATCATCCGTGATAATGGAAGAGGCTATCCCACCGAATTTGACCCTTCCGGCACAAAATCCGGTTTGGGTTTGCAGATTGTACACACCCTTGTAACCAAAGACCTACAAGGTACTTTCCAAATGGAAAATATCAATGGGTGGGCAACCGCTACTATCACATTTAATAGTGTTTATGGTCTCATTAATGATAATGAGATTGATACCGGATTAATTGCATGA
- a CDS encoding glycosyltransferase family 4 protein codes for MNIVICASQVPFVRGGAEELVDGLASALREIGHRVEIVSLPFKWYPRDELERQPVLWRTLDLEKLNGRVVDLVICTKFPTWAVRHPRKVVWLVHQHRQAYDWYGTPLSDFGLSDKDRRARRVVMETDSLGIGEANAVFTISKNVAKRLLRYNGLSATPLYPALKHTLYHNSGYGDYIFSLSRLDSAKRLDILLETIKRSRSGVRAIIGGAGPDAQKLKEKAHALGINHRIEFTGRISEEKAVELYAGALAVYYAPLDEDYGYATLEAMRSYKPVLTAPDSGGVLEFVENEINGYICGNPIEFADKLDRLYSDRGLAAKMGEAGFKTSSQIPTWIQIANTLTQIN; via the coding sequence ATGAACATAGTCATATGCGCCAGCCAAGTTCCTTTTGTGCGTGGTGGGGCAGAAGAATTGGTGGATGGGCTGGCGAGTGCGTTGCGGGAAATCGGACACCGGGTGGAAATTGTCTCGCTACCCTTCAAATGGTATCCACGAGATGAGCTTGAACGCCAGCCTGTTTTGTGGCGTACTCTAGACCTCGAAAAGCTAAACGGCAGAGTGGTTGATCTAGTTATCTGCACTAAATTTCCTACATGGGCAGTACGCCATCCTCGAAAAGTTGTTTGGTTAGTTCATCAGCATCGCCAAGCTTATGACTGGTATGGCACACCCTTAAGTGATTTTGGTTTGAGTGATAAGGATAGGCGCGCTCGCCGAGTAGTAATGGAAACTGACTCCTTGGGTATCGGAGAAGCCAACGCCGTTTTCACCATTTCTAAAAACGTTGCAAAACGATTGCTTCGTTATAATGGGTTGTCTGCTACACCACTCTACCCCGCTCTTAAACATACCCTTTACCATAATAGTGGGTATGGGGATTACATTTTCTCGCTAAGCAGGCTGGATAGCGCAAAACGGCTTGATATTTTGCTGGAAACAATCAAGCGCAGTCGTAGTGGAGTTCGGGCTATTATCGGCGGAGCAGGTCCAGATGCGCAAAAACTGAAGGAGAAAGCGCACGCACTTGGTATAAACCATCGGATAGAATTTACAGGGCGCATAAGCGAGGAAAAAGCGGTGGAATTATATGCAGGGGCGTTGGCAGTTTATTATGCGCCGCTAGATGAAGATTATGGCTATGCCACACTTGAAGCAATGCGTAGTTATAAGCCGGTACTCACTGCTCCCGATAGCGGCGGCGTACTGGAATTTGTAGAAAATGAGATAAACGGTTATATTTGTGGCAACCCTATCGAATTTGCCGACAAATTAGATCGTTTATATTCAGACCGGGGTTTAGCTGCCAAAATGGGCGAGGCTGGCTTTAAAACCTCAAGCCAGATTCCAACTTGGATACAAATTGCCAATACTCTTACCCAAATAAATTAA
- a CDS encoding HNH endonuclease has product MSKVLVLNATYEPISFVSLRRAVVLLLKEKAEVIEASVERQLRAERASFPYPLVIRLVTYVPVPRFFNLPLSRRSLLSRDNYTCQYCGVVDNQLTIDHVLPKSRGGKTEWTNVVAACVNCNRKKGNKLPAEAKMYPRVAPVKPAYITVVLLGQAKGNETWARYIRT; this is encoded by the coding sequence ATGAGCAAGGTTTTAGTGCTGAATGCTACTTACGAGCCTATCAGTTTTGTTTCTTTAAGGCGAGCGGTCGTACTGCTGCTAAAAGAAAAAGCCGAAGTAATTGAGGCGAGTGTGGAGCGGCAACTAAGAGCGGAAAGAGCCTCTTTCCCTTATCCGCTGGTAATTCGTCTCGTGACTTATGTTCCGGTTCCTCGTTTCTTTAATCTCCCACTTTCCCGACGCAGCCTTCTATCACGTGATAACTATACTTGCCAGTACTGTGGGGTTGTGGATAATCAGCTTACTATTGACCATGTTTTACCCAAGTCGCGTGGTGGTAAAACCGAGTGGACAAATGTTGTTGCTGCCTGTGTAAACTGCAATCGGAAAAAGGGCAACAAGTTACCGGCAGAAGCAAAAATGTACCCCCGGGTTGCTCCCGTAAAACCGGCATATATTACAGTAGTTTTGTTAGGTCAAGCCAAAGGTAACGAGACCTGGGCTAGATATATAAGAACCTGA